The Magnetospirillum sp. XM-1 genomic interval CGCCACTTCTTCTTGATGCGGTCCTCAGGTATGGGCAGAACGCCCATCTCGGAGGCCATCATGAACTTGTCGTCCTTGGTCACCAGATAGCGGGCGGGACGCAGGCCGTTGCGGTCGAGCGTCGCGCCGATCTGGCGGCCGTCGGTGAAGCACACGGCGGCCGGGCCGTCCCACGGCTCCATCAGGGCGGCGTGGTACTCGTAAAAGGCCTTGCGCTTCTCGTCCATCAGCGGGTTGCCCGACCACGCCTCGGGCACCAGCATCATCATGGCGTGGGCCAGCGGATAGCCGCCCATGACCAGGAGTTCCAGCGCGTTGTCGAAGCAGGCGGAATCCGACTGGCCTTCCGGGATCAGCGGCCACAGCTTGGCCAGATCGTCGCCCAGGACCTTGGACACCATGGTCTGGCGCCGGGCGTTCATCCAGTTGAGGTTGCCGCGCAGCGTGTTGATCTCGCCGTTGTGGCAGATCATACGGAACGGATGGGCCAGACGCCACGAGGGGAAGGTGTTGGTGGAGAAGCGCTGATGCACCATGGCCAGCGCGCTGACCATGCGCTCGTCGGAGAGCTCCTTGTAGAACACGCCCACCTGGTCGGCCAGCAGCATGCCCTTGTAGATCAGGGTGCGGGTGGACAGCGACGGAATGTAGAGATCGCGCTCCGAGCCCTCGGGGGCCTTGTTGAACACCTGCTTCCTGATCACGAACAGCTTGCGCTCGAACGCCTGCTGGTCGGGACAGTTGGCGCCCTGGCCGATGAACACCATGCGCACCACCGGCACGGTGGGCAGTACCGAATAGCCCAGGCTGGACGAATCGGTGGGCACGTCGCGCCAGCCCAGCAGCACCTGCCCCTCGGCCTTGACCAGGGTCTCGATGTGGGTCTCGCACGCCTTGCGGATGGCCTCGTCCTGGGGCAGGAACACGCTGCCGGCGCCATAGGAGCCCTCGGCCGGGAGGGTGATGCCCAGCTTGGCCGCCTCGTCGCGCAGGAAGGCATCGGGCATCTGGATCAGGATGCCGGCGCCGTCACCCGCCTTGGGGTCGGCGCCCACCGCCCCGCGATGGGTGAGGTTGACGAGGATCTCCAGGCCATCGCGGACGATGTCGTGCGACTTGCGGTTCTTGATGTCGACGATGAAGCCGACGCCGCAGGCATCGTGTTCGTGGCGCGGGTCATAGAGTCCCTGTGCTTCGGGCAATCCGCTGATATTCACTTCGTCTTCCTTTATACCGCCCCGCAACCCCTACCGGCCGCGCAGCCTGATCCAACACACCCAAACCGTCCCTTGGGCGGGCAGACAGCCCCCCTCCCGATCACCAGCGGCGATCGGCCAAGTTGGACTTCATACGGCATTCCGCCCGGTTCGCCAAGAGTAGGTTGCACCCTGCCCGCCGCCCGTGATCCCGGAGCGGAAATGCGGCCATTGATCACGGCCGGTTTTCGCGGGACTCCGCCATAGACTTGGACAACCACAACGGGGCCCAACCCCGCCTCTTGTAAAATGGATGTTCAATTCCCTCATTCTTTGTCGAGGGGATCATAGACTTCGCCTCGCGGCAATTGCCCGCCTGCCCTTGGAATAGGGTGTTTACCCGATCCGCGCCACATGACAATTCCATGCTTTGACAGGGTGCGATTTTGATGGCCTTATTTGATGAATAATATTCAGGCGAGCGTGAAGACGGGGAAAACACCCGCGCCAGCCCGCCGGATTCAGGTCGCCGCAGGGAGGTGTCCGCATGGGTGACGACTTGATCGTCGAGACCCGCTCCTTGACCAAGGAGTTCAAGGGTTTCGTCGCGGTATCCGACGTCAATCTCAAGGTTCGCCGCCATACCATCCACGCGCTGATCGGGCCCAACGGCGCCGGCAAGACCACCTGTTTCAACCTGGTGACCAAGTTCCTGACCCCCACCCGGGGCCAGATCCTGTTCAACGGCACCGACATCACCCATACCCAGCCGGCCGCCATCGCGCGCCAGGGCATGGTGCGCTCGTTCCAGATCTCGGCGGTGTTCGGCCATCTGACGGTGCTGGAGAACGTGCGCGTCGCGCTGCAGCGCCGCCAGGGCAAATCGTTCCAGTTCTGGCGCTCGGGCGAGTGCCTGAACGAACTGAACACCCGCGCCGAGGAGTTGATCGAGGCGGTGGGCGTCGCCGAATACCGCGACACCCCGGCCGGCGAGCTGTCCTATGGCCGCAAGAGGGCGCTGGAGATCGCCACCACCCTGGCGCTCGACCCGGAAATGCTGCTGCTGGACGAACCCATGGCCGGCATGGGCACCGAGGACGTCCGGCGCACCGCCGAGCTGATCCGCCGGGTGGCCGCCAACCGCACCATCCTGATGGTCGAGCACAACCTGAACGTGGTCGCCGACCTGTCCGACACCATCACGGTGCTGAAGCTGGGCCGGGTCCTGGCCGAGGGCAGCTACGCCGAGATCACCGACAATCCCGAGGTGGTCGAGGCCTATATGGGCTCGGGCCATGGTCAAGCCACTGGGGGAGCCGCCGGTCATGGCTGAGTCCGAAATCCTCCTCTCGGTCAGGGACCTGCACGCCCATTACGGCGAATCCCATGTGCTGCACGGCATGAGCTTCGACGTGCCCCGGGGCGAGGTGGTGACGCTCTTGGGCCGCAACGGCGTCGGCAAGACCACCACCATGCGCTCCATCATGGGCATCGTCGGCAAGCGGGCCGGATCGGTGAAATACCAGGGCGCCGAGACCATCAATCTCTCGTCCAACCGCATCGCGCGCCTGGGCCTCGCCTATTGCCCGGAAGAGCGCGGCATCTTCTCCTCGCTGTCGGTGAAGGAAAACATGGTGCTGCCCCCGGTGATCAAGCCGGGCGGCCTGTCGCTGGACGAGGTCTACGCCCTGTTTCCCCGCCTGCTGGAGCGCGCCTCCAGCCAGGGCACCAAGCTTTCGGGCGGCGAGCAGCAGATGCTGGCCATCGCCCGGATCCTGCGCACCGGCGCCGACATGCTGCTGCTGGACGAACCCACCGAGGGCCTGGCCCCGGTCATCGTCCAGCACATCGGCGACATCATCCGGACTTTGAGAGAGAAGGGTTTCACCATTCTTCTGGTGGAGCAGAACTTCCACTTCGCCGCCACCGTCGCCGACCGCCACTACGTGGTCGAGCACGGGCAGGTGATCGACATGATCCCCAACGAATCCCTGGCGGCCAACATGGACAAGCTGAAGAGCTATCTCGGCGTTTGAAGACAAACCAAGTCAACGGGAGGACTTAACCATGGTGATGAAGAAGCTGCTTCTCGGCGCCGCCGCGCTGGCCCTGTCGGCCGGCGCCGCCCATGCCCAGTACAGCGACGGCAAGGTCAAGATCGGCGTGCTGACCGACCTGTCGGGAACCTATTCCGACCTGGCCGGCAAGGGCACCATCGTGGCCGCCCAAATGGCCATCGACGATTTCGGCGGCAAGCTGAACGGCCAGCCCATCGAGCTGATCTCCGCCGACCACCAGAACAAGGCCGACATCGCGTCGGGCATCGCGCGCAAGTGGTACGACACCGAGCAGGTGGACGTCATCGCCGAGCTGGTGACCACGGCGGCCGCCATCGCGGTGCGCGAGGTGTCCAAGGAAAAGGGCAAGATCGACCTGGTGTCGGGCGCCGCCTCGACGCCTCTCACCAACGACAAGTGCTCGGCCACCGGTTTCCACTGGACCTACGACACCTACGCCCTGGCCAACGGCACCGGTGACGCGGTGGTGAAGAACGGCGGCAAGACCTGGTTCTTCCTCACCGCCGACTACGCCTTCGGCCACAATCTCCAGGCCCAGACCGAGAAGGTGGTCAAGGCCAATGGCGGCACGGTCAAGGGCGCGGTCAAGCACCCCTTCCCCAACTCCGACTTCTCGTCCTTCCTGCTGCAGGCGCAGGCTTCGGGCGCCCAGATCATCGGCCTGGCCAATGCCGGCGCCGACACCATCAACGCCATCAAGCAGGCCAAGGAATTCGGCATCACCCAGGGCGGCCAGTCCCTGGCCGGCCTGCTGGTGTTCATCACCGACGTCCATTCGCTGGGCCTGGAAAACGCCCAGGGCATGATGCTGACCACCGGCTTCTACTGGGACATGGACGAAGGCACCCGCGCCTGGTCCAAGCGCTGGTCCGAGAAGATGGGCGGCGGCAAGATGCCGTCCATGGTCCATGCCGGCACCTATTCCCAGGTGCTGCACTACCTGAAGGCCGCGGCGGCCGCCAAGACCGACGAGGGCATCAAGGTCGCCGACGAGATGCGCAAGCTGCCCATTCAGGATTTCTTCGCCAAGAACGGCAAGATCCGCGCCGACGGCCGCATGGTCCACGACATGTATCTGGCCCAGGTGAAGAAGCCGTCCGAGTCCAAGGGGCCGTGGGACTATTACAAGATCGTCCGCACCATCCCGGGCGACGAGGCCTACCAGCCGCTGTCCGAGAGCACCTGCCCGCTGGTGAAGAAGTAGCGTGAGGACCGGGATGCCGGAGCGATCCGGCATCCCGGCCTGCTTGAAGGGGGAGCCCCAAGCCCATGATGACCATCCTCGGCATACCGACCCAGGCCCTGTTCGGGCAATTGCTGCTGGGTCTCATCAACGGCGCGTTCTACGCCATGCTCAGCCTGGGCCTGGCGTTGATCTTCGGGCTTCTCAACATCATCAATTTCAGCCACGGCGCCCTTTACATGATGGGCGCCTTCGTCGCTTGGGCAGCGCTGAATTTCCTGGGGCTGGGATACTGGCCCGCCCTGATCGTCGCGCCCCTGGCGGTGGCCCTGGTCGGCATCGTCATCGAACGCACCATGCTGTGCCGGCTCTACAAGCTGGACCACCTCTACGGCCTGCTGCTCACCTTCGGCCTGGCGCTGATCATCGAGGGCCTGTTCCGCGAGGGATACGGCGTGTCAGGCCAGCCCTACGCCGTGCCGTCGGCCCTGGCCGGCGGCTGGAACCTGGGCTTCATGTTCCTGCCCATCTATCGCGGCTGGGTGGTGGTGGCCTCGCTGATCCTCTGCCTGGGCACCTGGTACGCCATCGAGAAGACCAAGCTGGGCGCCTATTTGCGCGCCGGAACCGAGAATCCCACCCTGGTCCAGGCCTTCGGCATCAACGTGCCGCTGATGATCACGCTGACCTACGGCTTCGGCGTGGCGCTGGCCGCCATCGCCGGCGTGCTGGCCGCCCCCATCTATCAGGTCAGCCCCAAGATGGGCTCGGACCTGATCATCGTGGTGTTCGCCGTGGTGGTGATCGGCGGCATGGGCTCGATCATGGGCTCCATCGTCACCGGCTACATGCTGGGGCTGGTGGAGGGCCTGACCAAGGTGTTCTACCCCGAGGCCGCCAGCACCGTGATCTTCATGGTGATGGTGGTGGTGCTGCTGATCAAACCGGCCGGCCTGTTCGGCAAGGGAGCCTGAGGCCATGACCGTGACCAAGATTCCCTCGCGACAGATCCCCTTCGTCCTGGCCCTGCTGGCCGTGGCCCTGGTGCTGCCCTACACCGTCTATCCGGTGTTCCTGATGAAGGGGCTGTGTTTCGGCCTGTTCGCCGCCGCCTTCAACCTGCTGCTGGGCTATGTGGGGCTGCTGTCCTTCGGCCACGCCATGTTCTTCGGCTGGTCGGCCTATGTCACCGCCTACGCCGCCAAGGAATGGGGCCTGACGCCGGAAATCGCCATCCTGCTGGGCGTGGCGCTGGCCACGGCGCTGGGCGCGGTGGTCGGCTGGCTGGCCATCCGCCGCCAGGGCATCTACTTCTCCATGATCACCCTGGCGCTGGCCCAGCTTGGCTTCTTCGTGGCGGTGCAGGCCCCCATGACCCACGGCGAGGACGGCATCCAGGGCGTGCCGCGCGGCCATCTGTTCGGGCTGATCGACCTCGCCAACACCATGGCCATGTACTACTTCGTGCTGGCGGTGTTCGTGGTCTCGCTGCTGTTCCTCCACCGGGTGGTGAACTCCCCCTTCGGACAGGTGCTGAAGGCCATCCGCGACAACGAGCCCCGCGCCATCTCGCTGGGCTACGAGGTCAGCCGCTACAAGCTGATCGCCTTCGTGCTGTCGGCCGCCTTCGCCGGACTGGCCGGTTCGCTGAAAAGCCTGGTGTTCCAGCTGGCCTCGCTGGCCGACGTCAACTGGCACATGTCGGGCGAGGTGGTGCTGATGACCCTGATGGGCGGCGTCGGCACCGTGCTGGGGCCGACGGTGGGCGCCTTCCTGGTGGTCGCCATCCAGGATTTCTTCGCCGGGGTGGGGTCCTGGGTCATCATCATCCAGGGCGTCATCTTCGTTGTTTGCGTGTTGTTGTTCCGTAGCGGTATGATCGGCGTGCTCGCGCCGTGGCTGAAAAGGCGCGGCATTACTGGCTAGGCTGGGGAGATAGCATGCCGGAAACCGTACTGCGTCGCCGCGAGATGCTGGCGAACACGCCTTTGTTCGCGTCGGTCCAGACCGACCTGCTCGACGAGCTGGCGGCCAAGGCCAAGATGGTCAAGGTCGACGCGCGCGAGACGCTGTTTTCCAAGGGTGATCCCGGCGACCGGCTCTATCTGGTGGCCAAGGGGATGATCCGCATCGGCGTCCTGTCCGCCGACGGGCGCGAGGTGACCTACGGCCTGATCAAGCCCGGCCAGCTGTTCGGCGAGATCGCCGTGCTGGACGGCAAGGAGCGCTCCGCCGACGCCACCGCCATGGAGGCCACCGAGCTGATCGCCCTGGAGCGCAAGGACGTCCACGCCTTCCTGCATAAACATCCGGTGCAGGCGCTGCACCTGATCGAGGTGCTGTGCGATCGCATACGCAAGGCCGACAACCAACTGGAGGACATGGTGTTCCTGTCGCTGCCGTCCCGTCTGGCCAAGCATCTCCTGATGCTCGACCAGACCCTGGGGACCAAGGCCAAGGCGGGCGCACCCTCGACCATCAAGCTGTCGCAGCAGGAAATCGCCGACCATCTGGGCATCAGCCGCGAAAGCGTCAACAAGGTGCTGTCCAAGTGGGAACAGGCCGGCATCGTGACGCTGGGCCGCGGCCAGATCACGCTGAACAAGGTCGCCGCCCTGGAGGGGCTGACCTCTCTCGATTGATTTTCCGCTGTGTGAGACTCTTCACAGACGAAGGTATCCCCCTCCCCCTACATTGGTCCCGTCACGAATTCCAGTCCGTCCCCTCCTCGAACGAACGAACGGGACTTAAAGACGGGCCCGAGGGTGACTTTTGGGGCACTACCTCTGGGCAAAAGCCCCCGGCGCCGATCCTCCGCCGGGGGTTTTTTCCGTTTTGGGGATGGTCGATCAGCCGTAAAGCTGCTTGGCGCGCTTTTCGAAAGCGCCGACCATCAGCTTGACCGCCTCGTTGAACAGCGCGCCGATCATGGTCTGCAGCAATTTCGAGCGGAACTCGAAATCCACGTAGAAGTCGATTTCGGTGCCCTGTGGGTGGGGCTTGAAGATCCAGTGGTTGTTGAGGTGCTTGAACGGCCCCTCGGTATAGGTGACGTCGACCCGGTTGGGACGGGTCAGCGTCACCTTGGAGGTAAAGCGCTCGCGGACCATCTTGAAGCCGATCACCAGATCGGCGAAGAACACGTCGCCGTCGCGCGAACGGATACGCGACGCCACGCACCAGGGCAGGAATTCGGGGTAGCGGGCGACATCGGCCACCAGCTCGAACAATTGCTCCGGGGTATAGGGCAGGACGCGCTGCTCGGCGTGGGTCGGCATGTCGGTCCCTGATTACCCCTGACGCCGCAGGCGCTCGGCCTTCAGCGCCTCGAAATCGCGGTCGGCGTGGTGGCTGGAACGGGTGAGCGGCGTCGCCGCCACCATGAGGAAGCCCTTGGACCGGGCCATGGCGCGGTAATCCTCGAACTCGTCGGGGGTGACGAAACGCTCGATGGCCACATGCTTCAGGGTCGGCTGCAGGTACTGGCCGATGGTGATGAAATCCACCCCGGCCGAGCGCATGTCGTCCATGACCTGCAGCACCTCGGCCCGCTCCTCGCCCAACCCCACCATGATGCCGGACTTGGTGAAGATGGTCGGATCGGCGGCCTTGGCCCGCTGCAGCACCCGCAGCGATTCGAAATAGCGCGCGCCGGGCCGGATGCCGGGATAAAGGCGCGGCACGGTTTCCAGGTTGTGGTTGAAGACGTCGGGCCGGGCGGCCGCGATGCGCTCGACCCCGTCGCCCTTGTCGCGGAAATCAGGGGTCAGCACTTCGATGGTGCATTGGGGCGAGGTGGCGCGGATGGCCTCGATGCAGGCCACGAACTGGAAGGCGCCGCCATCGGCCAGATCGTCCCTGTCCACCGAGGTGATGACCACGTGCTTCAGGCCCATGGCCTTGACCGATTCGGCCAGATTCTCGGGCTCGGCCAGATCCACGGCCCCCTTGGGATTGCCGGTCTTGACGTTGCAGAAGGCGCAGGCCCGGGTGCAGGTGTCGCCCAGGATCATGAAGGTGGCGTGCTTGTGCTTCCAGCACTCGCCGATATTGGGGCAGGCCGCTTCCTCGCACACCGTGTGCAGGTTCTTTTCCCGCATCAGGCGGCGCACCTCGGCCGCCTCTTCCGAGGTGGGAGCCTTGACCCGAATCCAGTCGGGCTTGCGCGGGCTGATCTGGTCCGGCTTGCGGGCCTTTTCCGGGTGGCGAAGGGCTTTCGTGTCGCTCATGGCGTAGATTTCGTCCAGCGAGGAAGGAAGGTCAAGAAAAACAAACGGCCGGACAAAGGGTTTCCCCCCGCCCGGCCGTACTTGAACGCTTCAAGACTAGAAGTGGACCGCCCGGCCGTAAGCGTCCAGCACCGATTCGTGCATCATTTCCGACAGCGTCGGATGGGCGAAGACGGTGTGCATCAGCTCGGCCTCGGTGGTTTCCAGGGTCTTGGCGACCACGTAGCCCTGGATCATCTCGGTGACCTCGGCGCCGATCATGTGGGCGCCCAAGA includes:
- a CDS encoding branched-chain amino acid ABC transporter permease — protein: MTVTKIPSRQIPFVLALLAVALVLPYTVYPVFLMKGLCFGLFAAAFNLLLGYVGLLSFGHAMFFGWSAYVTAYAAKEWGLTPEIAILLGVALATALGAVVGWLAIRRQGIYFSMITLALAQLGFFVAVQAPMTHGEDGIQGVPRGHLFGLIDLANTMAMYYFVLAVFVVSLLFLHRVVNSPFGQVLKAIRDNEPRAISLGYEVSRYKLIAFVLSAAFAGLAGSLKSLVFQLASLADVNWHMSGEVVLMTLMGGVGTVLGPTVGAFLVVAIQDFFAGVGSWVIIIQGVIFVVCVLLFRSGMIGVLAPWLKRRGITG
- a CDS encoding branched-chain amino acid ABC transporter permease is translated as MTILGIPTQALFGQLLLGLINGAFYAMLSLGLALIFGLLNIINFSHGALYMMGAFVAWAALNFLGLGYWPALIVAPLAVALVGIVIERTMLCRLYKLDHLYGLLLTFGLALIIEGLFREGYGVSGQPYAVPSALAGGWNLGFMFLPIYRGWVVVASLILCLGTWYAIEKTKLGAYLRAGTENPTLVQAFGINVPLMITLTYGFGVALAAIAGVLAAPIYQVSPKMGSDLIIVVFAVVVIGGMGSIMGSIVTGYMLGLVEGLTKVFYPEAASTVIFMVMVVVLLIKPAGLFGKGA
- a CDS encoding type II toxin-antitoxin system RatA family toxin encodes the protein MPTHAEQRVLPYTPEQLFELVADVARYPEFLPWCVASRIRSRDGDVFFADLVIGFKMVRERFTSKVTLTRPNRVDVTYTEGPFKHLNNHWIFKPHPQGTEIDFYVDFEFRSKLLQTMIGALFNEAVKLMVGAFEKRAKQLYG
- a CDS encoding ABC transporter ATP-binding protein; translated protein: MGDDLIVETRSLTKEFKGFVAVSDVNLKVRRHTIHALIGPNGAGKTTCFNLVTKFLTPTRGQILFNGTDITHTQPAAIARQGMVRSFQISAVFGHLTVLENVRVALQRRQGKSFQFWRSGECLNELNTRAEELIEAVGVAEYRDTPAGELSYGRKRALEIATTLALDPEMLLLDEPMAGMGTEDVRRTAELIRRVAANRTILMVEHNLNVVADLSDTITVLKLGRVLAEGSYAEITDNPEVVEAYMGSGHGQATGGAAGHG
- a CDS encoding Crp/Fnr family transcriptional regulator, with translation MPETVLRRREMLANTPLFASVQTDLLDELAAKAKMVKVDARETLFSKGDPGDRLYLVAKGMIRIGVLSADGREVTYGLIKPGQLFGEIAVLDGKERSADATAMEATELIALERKDVHAFLHKHPVQALHLIEVLCDRIRKADNQLEDMVFLSLPSRLAKHLLMLDQTLGTKAKAGAPSTIKLSQQEIADHLGISRESVNKVLSKWEQAGIVTLGRGQITLNKVAALEGLTSLD
- a CDS encoding ABC transporter substrate-binding protein, which codes for MVMKKLLLGAAALALSAGAAHAQYSDGKVKIGVLTDLSGTYSDLAGKGTIVAAQMAIDDFGGKLNGQPIELISADHQNKADIASGIARKWYDTEQVDVIAELVTTAAAIAVREVSKEKGKIDLVSGAASTPLTNDKCSATGFHWTYDTYALANGTGDAVVKNGGKTWFFLTADYAFGHNLQAQTEKVVKANGGTVKGAVKHPFPNSDFSSFLLQAQASGAQIIGLANAGADTINAIKQAKEFGITQGGQSLAGLLVFITDVHSLGLENAQGMMLTTGFYWDMDEGTRAWSKRWSEKMGGGKMPSMVHAGTYSQVLHYLKAAAAAKTDEGIKVADEMRKLPIQDFFAKNGKIRADGRMVHDMYLAQVKKPSESKGPWDYYKIVRTIPGDEAYQPLSESTCPLVKK
- a CDS encoding ABC transporter ATP-binding protein; the encoded protein is MAESEILLSVRDLHAHYGESHVLHGMSFDVPRGEVVTLLGRNGVGKTTTMRSIMGIVGKRAGSVKYQGAETINLSSNRIARLGLAYCPEERGIFSSLSVKENMVLPPVIKPGGLSLDEVYALFPRLLERASSQGTKLSGGEQQMLAIARILRTGADMLLLDEPTEGLAPVIVQHIGDIIRTLREKGFTILLVEQNFHFAATVADRHYVVEHGQVIDMIPNESLAANMDKLKSYLGV
- the lipA gene encoding lipoyl synthase; the encoded protein is MSDTKALRHPEKARKPDQISPRKPDWIRVKAPTSEEAAEVRRLMREKNLHTVCEEAACPNIGECWKHKHATFMILGDTCTRACAFCNVKTGNPKGAVDLAEPENLAESVKAMGLKHVVITSVDRDDLADGGAFQFVACIEAIRATSPQCTIEVLTPDFRDKGDGVERIAAARPDVFNHNLETVPRLYPGIRPGARYFESLRVLQRAKAADPTIFTKSGIMVGLGEERAEVLQVMDDMRSAGVDFITIGQYLQPTLKHVAIERFVTPDEFEDYRAMARSKGFLMVAATPLTRSSHHADRDFEALKAERLRRQG